A DNA window from Branchiostoma lanceolatum isolate klBraLanc5 chromosome 17, klBraLanc5.hap2, whole genome shotgun sequence contains the following coding sequences:
- the LOC136423030 gene encoding mediator of RNA polymerase II transcription subunit 11-like — MASSSAVERLQALESIEKEIAAVLQNAGLAVQELCKDKPNERQLDRHTGQFLKSLQDVESGLSQEINYLTQVATGQPHEGSSYSAQKETQMALHRVEHAKKRLADLNSVCTQGSSQGPQQ; from the exons ATGGCTTCGTCCAGCGCTGTGGAGAGATTACAAGCTTTGGAGTCCATCGAGAAAGAAATAGCAGCAGTTCTGCAAAACGCAG GCCTGGCAGTCCAAGAGCTGTGTAAGGACAAGCCCAATGAGAGGCAGCTGGACAGACACACCGGTCAGTTCCTCAAGTCTCTACAGGACGTGGAGTCAGGACTGTCTCAGGAGATCAACTATCTCACACAG GTTGCTACCGGCCAGCCACATGAAGGATCCAGCTACTCTGCCCAGAAGGAGACACAGATGGCCCTGCACAGGGTGGAACACGCCAAGAAACGCCTGGCAGACCTCAACTCTGTCTGCACACAGGGATCCTCACAAGGGCCGCAGCAGTGA